In Thermococcus stetteri, the following proteins share a genomic window:
- a CDS encoding metallophosphoesterase, whose amino-acid sequence MHLFSGLQLLSLELKTSRGKVLVFADPHIGFELSRGLRVRTGFEEALAQFVLEGNPDVLIILGDLKEPLGLSFRLREMLLRFFSAVKDIEVVITKGNHDGRIEEVAGRFQNVSVVDHYLLDEKLFLHGHTRLPEREFKEVFLGHAHPAYTFKSGGMAKKVKVFARVGKFLVLPTINPYIEGFDVREGLRLVPFLRGSSEAELFLPEGVYVGRVKVY is encoded by the coding sequence ATGCATCTTTTTTCTGGACTCCAACTTCTTTCCCTTGAGCTTAAGACTTCCCGCGGAAAAGTCCTCGTTTTCGCCGACCCCCACATAGGCTTCGAGCTTTCAAGGGGGCTTCGAGTACGGACGGGTTTCGAAGAGGCTCTGGCTCAGTTCGTCCTGGAGGGGAATCCGGACGTTCTCATAATTCTCGGAGACCTCAAAGAGCCCCTGGGCCTAAGCTTTAGGCTCAGAGAGATGCTCCTCCGGTTCTTCTCAGCTGTTAAGGACATCGAGGTGGTGATCACGAAGGGCAACCACGACGGCAGGATAGAGGAGGTCGCCGGCAGGTTTCAAAACGTGAGCGTTGTCGATCATTATCTCCTCGACGAGAAACTCTTCCTCCACGGGCACACCAGACTGCCCGAGAGGGAGTTCAAAGAGGTCTTCCTCGGCCACGCCCACCCGGCTTACACATTCAAGAGCGGGGGAATGGCAAAGAAGGTCAAGGTCTTTGCCAGAGTCGGGAAGTTCCTCGTTCTGCCGACGATCAACCCGTACATAGAGGGCTTCGACGTAAGAGAGGGCTTGAGGCTCGTCCCGTTCCTCAGGGGCTCTTCGGAGGCAGAGTTATTTTTGCCCGAAGGAGTTTATGTTGGTAGGGTAAAGGTTTATTAA
- a CDS encoding transcriptional regulator, translated as MRDAYEKLEALLRSLGVKKTELKIYKLLLEKKRPMRVTEIVDELGISERSVREHVLNLYRKGMLKRELIQQGWLGYTYTAVSPSELLSRIKQNILEKINELEMELREAKN; from the coding sequence ATGAGAGATGCTTATGAAAAGCTCGAAGCACTCCTCAGGTCTTTGGGAGTTAAGAAGACTGAACTCAAGATTTACAAGCTCCTCCTTGAGAAGAAGCGCCCGATGAGGGTAACCGAGATAGTTGATGAACTCGGAATAAGCGAGCGCTCTGTCAGAGAGCACGTTCTGAACCTCTACAGGAAAGGAATGCTGAAGAGAGAGCTTATCCAGCAGGGCTGGCTCGGGTACACCTACACAGCGGTCTCCCCCTCAGAGCTTCTCTCCAGAATAAAGCAGAACATCCTAGAAAAAATAAACGAGCTGGAAATGGAGCTCAGAGAGGCTAAGAACTGA
- a CDS encoding DUF4910 domain-containing protein has product MERFLSESAGFSPDNVLNWIASISRFHRIQGSRGLVEAAEYVLEELSHMGLDAELLKDEYDGKRWHLTLPSPIAWELIEGRLEIPGRTLTTAESPLLVMAHSPPGEVEGEILPILREEDWERAEGKVVLVGKDWRDAYRKANEAGATAFIAYREGTGEFYPYIGLFLTKEDLEWAHIPAFAVPEVVAKDLVGKALSGGVRVKGAVQTEIKTSETLPMVYAEVGEPPYILFTAHICHPTPGANDNASGSAMLLELARVLSNREDGRLGYAFLWIPEYHGSQAFIEKRGVGEYYTGINLDMVAGSIDRSGSTLMLVRTPLSRFSVISGALEVALEMSNSKGKSFSGSALPAMPFRAYPYEMGSDHDIFNFFGVPSVMLITWPDRFYHSSGDTIDKISRETVGIIGRAVLSAVLFLSEGEKGRLKGLAKGYSRKVLGEIGMRIEPEESEELVRRGFARDAEFLGLELDVEANERLNPWLEWKERGLISERLIRTKVPNSVEEFKKLTEERAITTHLHELVMLGELLSEEKVYRTLGEEYRSIKRKKLEKLIGILEKAGVVALSS; this is encoded by the coding sequence ATGGAGCGCTTCTTAAGTGAAAGTGCCGGGTTTAGTCCCGATAATGTCTTAAACTGGATAGCCAGCATCTCCCGCTTCCACAGGATACAGGGATCGAGAGGCCTTGTAGAAGCCGCCGAATACGTCCTTGAAGAACTGTCCCATATGGGACTGGATGCAGAACTACTCAAGGACGAGTACGATGGCAAACGCTGGCACCTAACGCTCCCCTCACCGATAGCATGGGAGCTCATTGAGGGCCGTCTCGAGATCCCTGGGAGGACACTCACAACGGCGGAAAGCCCGCTCCTTGTGATGGCCCACTCCCCACCTGGAGAGGTCGAGGGGGAGATACTCCCGATTCTCCGGGAAGAGGACTGGGAGAGGGCAGAGGGGAAGGTTGTCCTCGTTGGGAAGGACTGGAGGGACGCTTACAGGAAGGCCAATGAAGCCGGAGCGACTGCTTTCATAGCCTACAGGGAGGGCACTGGAGAGTTTTACCCGTACATAGGCCTGTTCCTGACCAAAGAGGATCTTGAATGGGCGCACATCCCAGCTTTTGCCGTCCCGGAAGTTGTTGCCAAGGATCTAGTTGGGAAGGCGCTTTCTGGAGGCGTGAGAGTTAAGGGTGCGGTCCAGACTGAGATAAAAACCTCTGAAACCCTCCCGATGGTCTACGCTGAAGTTGGCGAACCCCCGTACATTCTCTTCACTGCCCACATATGCCATCCAACACCGGGGGCGAACGACAACGCCAGCGGGAGTGCGATGCTCCTTGAGCTGGCTAGGGTTCTCTCAAATCGGGAAGATGGAAGGCTCGGCTACGCTTTCCTTTGGATTCCTGAGTACCACGGGAGCCAGGCGTTCATTGAAAAGAGGGGCGTTGGGGAGTATTACACCGGTATAAACCTTGATATGGTTGCTGGAAGTATCGACCGCTCTGGATCCACCCTAATGCTCGTGAGGACACCGCTCTCCAGGTTCTCTGTGATTTCCGGAGCGCTGGAGGTCGCCCTTGAGATGAGCAATTCGAAGGGAAAGAGCTTCTCGGGAAGCGCTCTTCCGGCGATGCCCTTCAGGGCATACCCGTACGAGATGGGAAGCGACCACGACATCTTCAACTTCTTCGGCGTACCCTCGGTCATGCTGATAACGTGGCCTGACAGGTTCTACCACTCGAGCGGCGACACAATAGACAAGATAAGCAGAGAAACTGTGGGCATAATAGGGAGGGCAGTTCTCTCGGCGGTCTTGTTCCTTTCTGAGGGAGAAAAGGGCCGCCTTAAGGGGCTTGCGAAGGGTTACTCCAGAAAAGTCCTCGGGGAAATCGGAATGCGCATCGAACCTGAGGAAAGTGAAGAGCTTGTAAGGAGAGGCTTTGCGAGGGATGCGGAGTTTTTGGGGCTAGAACTTGATGTAGAGGCGAATGAGAGGTTAAACCCGTGGCTCGAGTGGAAGGAGAGGGGATTGATATCCGAACGCTTAATCAGGACCAAAGTGCCCAATAGTGTTGAAGAATTCAAGAAGCTGACGGAGGAGAGGGCAATTACGACGCACCTCCACGAGCTCGTAATGCTCGGGGAGCTTCTTTCCGAGGAAAAGGTGTATCGGACGCTTGGGGAGGAATACAGGAGCATCAAGAGGAAAAAGCTGGAGAAACTTATCGGGATCCTTGAAAAGGCGGGCGTTGTAGCCCTCAGTTCTTAG
- a CDS encoding RAD55 family ATPase, producing MYVGELLKNLDRIPSGVPGLDDLIGGGLLPGRVYLVSGPPGSGKTTLGMQFLAEGAKNDEQGLFIALFETPDIIVRDMLRYNLGILEYVNSKKIIFYDLGEILLGANRELSWDELFKLLLEIIKREGAQRVVIDSFSLFESFVTNPEGKKRELGRFVRKLRTMDITTLLLSEMLSSDQYTDEYYLADGVIVLHHFMRNYQMVRAIQILKMRGVPHDSNLKRMRFTNEGITVYKEAPL from the coding sequence ATGTACGTTGGAGAACTTTTAAAGAACTTGGACAGGATACCCAGCGGAGTTCCAGGTCTCGATGACTTAATTGGTGGTGGACTCCTTCCTGGCAGGGTCTACCTCGTGAGCGGACCCCCTGGAAGCGGAAAGACCACACTGGGAATGCAGTTCCTTGCCGAGGGTGCTAAAAACGATGAACAGGGCCTCTTCATAGCACTTTTTGAGACACCCGACATCATTGTGAGGGATATGCTTCGATACAACCTTGGGATTCTTGAATACGTGAATTCAAAGAAGATAATCTTTTACGACCTCGGTGAGATCCTTCTTGGTGCCAATAGGGAGCTTAGTTGGGACGAACTCTTCAAACTTCTTCTTGAGATAATAAAGAGAGAAGGGGCCCAAAGGGTTGTCATAGATTCCTTTAGTCTTTTTGAGTCCTTTGTCACAAACCCAGAAGGGAAGAAGAGGGAGCTGGGGCGCTTCGTTAGAAAGCTCCGTACTATGGATATAACGACGCTCCTCCTCTCAGAGATGCTGAGTTCTGATCAGTACACGGACGAGTACTACCTTGCGGACGGCGTCATTGTTCTCCACCACTTCATGCGCAACTACCAGATGGTCAGGGCGATCCAGATACTCAAGATGAGGGGAGTGCCCCACGACAGCAACCTCAAGAGGATGCGCTTTACAAACGAGGGGATCACCGTTTACAAGGAGGCCCCGTTATGA
- a CDS encoding glycosyltransferase, producing MKISVIIPTYNERENLPEIVERLSRALQGYEYEIVVVDDDSPDRTWELAQKLGEKYPIKVIRRTKERGLSSAVIRGFQEASGDIFVVMDADLQHPPEKVPELIEAIKNGADIAIASRYVPGGAVKNWYWYRRLISKGAIMIGRVALPKIRNVRDPVSGFFALRREVVEGVELNPVGFKILMEILVKGRYNKVQEVPFTFGLRKAGESKLGSRTIINYLRHLYRLMKWEGEIDRLLKFSLVGLSGIIVNEGFLWAFVRFLGWDKVLSNILATELAILNNFTWNDLWTFRDLKRKPILQRLASFHLAALSGAIVQWAVYVALLAVGVHYLLANLVGIAISFIVRFAVNRHVTWG from the coding sequence GTGAAAATCAGCGTTATAATCCCTACGTACAACGAAAGGGAGAATCTCCCTGAAATCGTTGAACGGCTCTCGCGAGCGCTTCAGGGTTATGAGTATGAGATTGTAGTAGTGGACGACGATTCACCTGACAGGACATGGGAGCTTGCCCAGAAACTTGGGGAGAAGTACCCGATCAAAGTAATCAGAAGAACCAAGGAGAGGGGGCTATCCTCCGCTGTGATCAGAGGGTTTCAGGAGGCCTCTGGAGACATCTTCGTAGTAATGGACGCCGACTTACAGCATCCACCCGAGAAAGTTCCTGAGCTTATCGAGGCAATAAAAAATGGTGCAGACATCGCGATAGCCAGCAGGTACGTTCCAGGGGGCGCGGTTAAAAACTGGTACTGGTACAGAAGGCTTATATCCAAGGGAGCAATCATGATCGGGCGTGTTGCTCTTCCCAAGATCAGGAACGTGAGAGACCCCGTAAGTGGTTTTTTTGCCCTCAGAAGAGAGGTCGTTGAAGGAGTTGAGCTTAATCCCGTGGGGTTTAAGATTCTCATGGAGATACTGGTCAAAGGGCGCTATAATAAAGTCCAGGAAGTTCCCTTCACCTTTGGGCTGAGAAAGGCCGGTGAGAGCAAGCTCGGGAGCAGGACTATAATAAACTACCTAAGGCACCTCTACAGGCTTATGAAATGGGAGGGGGAGATAGACAGGCTCTTGAAGTTCTCCCTAGTTGGTCTCTCCGGTATAATCGTGAACGAAGGTTTTCTGTGGGCGTTTGTGAGGTTCTTGGGATGGGACAAGGTTCTCTCTAACATCTTGGCAACTGAGCTTGCAATCCTCAACAACTTCACCTGGAACGATCTATGGACGTTCAGGGATTTGAAAAGGAAACCTATCCTTCAGAGGCTGGCGAGCTTCCACCTTGCAGCTCTGAGTGGTGCCATCGTCCAGTGGGCGGTGTACGTTGCCCTCCTGGCAGTCGGGGTGCACTACCTTCTCGCAAACCTAGTTGGGATAGCAATTTCGTTCATTGTGCGCTTTGCTGTGAACAGACACGTGACCTGGGGTTGA
- a CDS encoding lipoate--protein ligase family protein has product MRFIPLIVARPEVQMAIDEAIMRARIGGKVPDTVRLYAFSPSSVTIGRFQSVVHDVNLEEAKKLGIPIVRRITGGGSVFHDEYGEITYSVVIGENYHPALKNVEESYRYLAGPLVDALKELGLDAGFSGLNDIVANGKKISGSAQTRRRGVILQHGTFMYATRVEILGRVLRVSKEKLKDKGVSSIWERVTTLEREGIKLSRWEAYELLKESFSNAFDLEEGELTDYELELAEKLVEEKYGNPKWNEMR; this is encoded by the coding sequence ATGCGCTTCATCCCGCTCATAGTTGCCAGGCCCGAAGTCCAGATGGCCATAGACGAGGCCATAATGCGGGCCAGAATCGGAGGAAAAGTTCCGGACACTGTAAGGCTTTATGCATTCTCCCCCAGTTCGGTAACAATCGGCAGGTTCCAGAGCGTAGTTCACGATGTTAATCTCGAAGAGGCAAAAAAGCTTGGAATTCCGATTGTCAGGAGGATAACCGGCGGCGGAAGCGTCTTCCATGATGAATACGGTGAAATAACCTACTCAGTTGTCATTGGGGAGAACTACCATCCAGCCCTTAAGAACGTCGAGGAGAGCTACCGCTATCTGGCAGGCCCGCTCGTGGATGCACTGAAAGAACTCGGGCTCGATGCAGGCTTTTCCGGGCTGAACGACATAGTTGCCAATGGGAAGAAGATAAGCGGCTCGGCCCAGACGAGGAGGAGGGGAGTGATACTCCAGCACGGAACGTTCATGTACGCAACGAGGGTTGAAATACTTGGAAGAGTTCTCCGAGTCTCAAAGGAGAAGCTGAAGGACAAGGGGGTTTCGAGTATCTGGGAACGGGTTACAACCCTTGAACGCGAGGGAATAAAGCTGAGCCGCTGGGAAGCCTACGAACTCTTGAAAGAGAGCTTCTCCAACGCCTTCGATCTGGAAGAAGGCGAGCTGACCGACTACGAGCTTGAGCTGGCGGAAAAGCTAGTGGAAGAGAAGTATGGAAACCCAAAGTGGAACGAGATGCGTTAG
- the taw3 gene encoding tRNA(Phe) 7-((3-amino-3-carboxypropyl)-4-demethylwyosine(37)-N(4))-methyltransferase Taw3 encodes MKAKREALQSLFTAMREGKVDEDIIDLLLLINSIRGIYTTSSCSGRIGIIEEPALGAKPLSRWLIKVHRPIEFEEAREALKNAKEGMIFLKSQPPIFHVVAEDLERAKKLHELGLASGFKYTTFKVISTRHLVEINATEYLTAPLGRDGKVLVDEEYLRFAVEIGNDMLKRSKGRLPRLEKNFKKLRQDLSQDELFYELASEYKIEENWKLP; translated from the coding sequence ATGAAAGCCAAGCGAGAAGCCCTTCAAAGCCTCTTCACGGCTATGAGAGAGGGAAAGGTCGACGAGGACATAATAGACCTCCTCCTGCTCATCAACTCCATCAGGGGCATCTACACGACCTCCTCCTGCTCGGGAAGGATAGGTATCATCGAGGAGCCGGCTTTGGGAGCTAAGCCGCTCTCCCGATGGCTGATAAAGGTTCACAGGCCGATTGAGTTCGAAGAGGCCAGGGAAGCTCTAAAGAATGCAAAGGAGGGCATGATATTCCTCAAGAGCCAGCCGCCGATATTCCACGTTGTTGCTGAAGACCTCGAGAGGGCCAAGAAGCTCCACGAGCTCGGGCTGGCTTCCGGCTTCAAGTACACGACCTTCAAAGTAATCTCCACCCGCCACCTCGTCGAGATAAACGCCACGGAGTACCTGACGGCACCGCTCGGCAGGGACGGTAAAGTCCTCGTCGATGAGGAATACCTCCGCTTTGCGGTTGAGATTGGCAACGACATGCTGAAGCGCTCAAAGGGCAGGCTTCCGAGACTGGAGAAAAACTTCAAGAAGCTCAGACAGGATCTCAGCCAGGACGAGCTGTTCTACGAGCTTGCTAGTGAATATAAAATCGAGGAAAACTGGAAGCTCCCCTAA
- a CDS encoding site-specific DNA-methyltransferase: MGDSKPVPHSSEAKFFSALKDVFIGAEVEGNSGYVNLMRIKSRYFERIFKLLMKEIDEKAAEFPEFREELFDKLYGFFKRYFSESGSIYFRYTPFSEKVYERVYTDSKDVVMFWKTHMLYYVKTDILPKSMEVTVEGVRFFFDASKLEHKKANEKRELIYSLKGIRENGTIVFSVSYSERGRKTKVKEILKELKKSGVSLNQEVLEKAFRVFEKQNEVDYFINKNAGQFLKEQFEVWLYQYIYSDETQFTEKRIKQMKVLKEIAYKIIDFIAQFEDELVRIWQKPKFVLNSNYVITLDRIAKRKNGIKVIERIVDELEKQRGEFERELDKWKRIKSSGKTYRERFEEAGEITNQIAEWYLLDLIDEDFDPSAILVPTVLGRGLNLDYQFLPIDTRYFKELEPEILGLFDNLDEELDGRLIKSENWQALNTILPKFKERVQTIYIDPPFNTGSNEFTMYINRFLDSAWVTMMENRLRLARDFLKDDGSIFVRIDYHGDHYLRFLLDDIFGKENFRNEFGVRRFKKNVMEKEIKKLPEALDTIYCYSKSEAFSYVNPFKKRKGKREGFWRHMGDSSGQGKPKVFFGKVLEPPKGKHWKFSQETIDRLIEEGKLVLVCKHCGYVHDKTKGEWKGCPVCGKDDPEPRYWVEAKEEEVLDSNWTDIYGYSTGWGFPTENSEKLLKRVIQVSSKPGDTVMDFFLGSGTTVAVAHKLGRKWIGIEMGEHFYTVILPRMKKVLAYDKSGISKDEDVKKHYNEKRAGGFFKYYELEQYEDTLRRVRYADAEPLFDPAKDPYSQYVFMRDPKLLEALEVDYENNRVQVNLEKLYRNIDLAETLSNLLGKWIKRITEEYVEFYDGESVSIKEPDYRLIKPLIWW, from the coding sequence ATGGGAGATTCAAAACCTGTCCCACACAGTTCAGAGGCAAAGTTTTTTTCGGCGCTGAAAGACGTTTTCATTGGGGCGGAAGTTGAGGGAAACTCGGGGTACGTTAACCTAATGAGAATAAAATCAAGGTACTTCGAAAGAATTTTCAAGCTGCTCATGAAGGAGATAGACGAGAAGGCTGCAGAATTCCCGGAGTTCCGCGAGGAGCTGTTTGACAAGCTCTACGGTTTTTTCAAGAGATACTTCAGCGAGAGCGGTTCCATCTACTTCAGGTACACCCCCTTCAGCGAGAAGGTCTACGAGAGGGTCTACACGGACAGTAAGGACGTTGTAATGTTCTGGAAAACACACATGCTCTATTACGTTAAAACGGACATCCTCCCGAAAAGCATGGAGGTCACCGTCGAAGGTGTGAGGTTCTTCTTCGACGCATCCAAGCTTGAGCATAAGAAGGCCAACGAAAAAAGAGAGCTGATATACAGCCTTAAGGGGATCAGGGAAAACGGAACGATAGTCTTCTCAGTTTCATACTCCGAGAGGGGCAGGAAGACAAAGGTAAAAGAGATCTTGAAGGAGCTTAAGAAGAGCGGCGTGTCCCTAAACCAGGAAGTCCTAGAAAAGGCGTTCCGAGTCTTTGAGAAGCAGAACGAAGTTGATTACTTCATAAACAAGAACGCGGGACAGTTCTTGAAGGAGCAGTTCGAGGTCTGGCTTTATCAGTATATCTACTCCGACGAAACACAGTTCACGGAAAAGAGGATCAAACAGATGAAAGTCCTAAAGGAGATAGCGTATAAGATCATTGATTTTATCGCCCAGTTCGAAGACGAGCTGGTCAGGATATGGCAGAAACCGAAGTTCGTCCTCAACAGCAACTACGTCATTACCCTTGACAGGATCGCCAAGAGAAAAAACGGCATAAAAGTCATTGAAAGAATAGTAGACGAGCTGGAAAAGCAGAGAGGAGAGTTCGAAAGAGAGCTGGACAAGTGGAAAAGGATCAAATCGAGCGGAAAGACCTACAGGGAAAGGTTCGAAGAGGCAGGGGAAATAACCAACCAGATTGCTGAGTGGTACCTGCTTGACCTAATTGATGAGGACTTTGACCCCTCCGCAATACTCGTGCCGACTGTCCTCGGAAGGGGTCTAAACCTCGACTACCAGTTCCTCCCGATTGACACTAGGTACTTCAAGGAGCTGGAGCCGGAAATACTGGGACTGTTCGACAACCTAGATGAAGAGCTGGACGGCCGTCTCATCAAGAGTGAGAACTGGCAGGCACTGAACACCATCCTGCCGAAGTTCAAGGAAAGGGTCCAGACGATCTACATTGATCCGCCCTTCAACACAGGGAGCAACGAGTTCACGATGTACATAAACAGGTTTCTGGACTCCGCGTGGGTCACTATGATGGAAAACCGGCTGAGGCTTGCCAGAGATTTCCTAAAGGACGACGGAAGCATCTTCGTAAGGATTGACTACCACGGCGACCACTACCTCAGGTTCCTCCTGGATGACATCTTCGGAAAAGAGAACTTCAGAAACGAGTTCGGTGTGAGACGGTTCAAGAAAAACGTAATGGAAAAGGAAATAAAGAAGCTCCCGGAGGCACTGGACACGATATACTGCTACTCAAAGAGCGAGGCTTTTTCATACGTAAACCCGTTCAAAAAACGCAAGGGGAAGAGGGAGGGCTTCTGGAGGCACATGGGAGATTCATCCGGTCAGGGGAAGCCCAAGGTGTTCTTTGGAAAGGTTCTTGAGCCGCCAAAGGGGAAGCACTGGAAGTTCTCCCAGGAGACCATCGACAGGCTGATAGAGGAGGGCAAGCTGGTTCTCGTTTGCAAACACTGCGGCTACGTCCACGACAAGACGAAAGGCGAGTGGAAGGGATGCCCCGTATGTGGAAAAGACGACCCAGAACCGCGTTACTGGGTCGAGGCGAAGGAAGAGGAAGTCCTGGACTCAAACTGGACAGATATCTACGGGTACTCAACGGGGTGGGGCTTTCCAACGGAGAACTCCGAGAAACTCCTCAAGCGCGTCATTCAGGTGTCATCAAAGCCCGGCGATACCGTTATGGACTTCTTCCTTGGGTCGGGCACGACGGTGGCGGTCGCCCACAAGCTCGGAAGGAAATGGATAGGAATAGAGATGGGGGAGCACTTCTACACGGTGATCCTGCCGAGGATGAAAAAAGTCCTGGCCTACGACAAATCCGGGATTTCAAAGGACGAAGATGTCAAGAAGCACTACAACGAGAAGAGAGCCGGAGGGTTCTTCAAGTACTATGAGCTGGAGCAGTACGAGGACACACTGAGAAGGGTCAGGTACGCGGATGCCGAGCCGCTCTTCGATCCGGCCAAAGACCCCTACAGCCAGTACGTCTTCATGAGGGATCCAAAGCTCCTCGAGGCCCTGGAAGTGGACTATGAAAACAATAGAGTCCAAGTGAACCTCGAAAAGCTCTACAGGAACATAGACTTGGCGGAGACCCTCTCAAACCTTCTCGGAAAGTGGATAAAAAGGATCACGGAGGAGTACGTTGAGTTCTATGACGGAGAGAGCGTGAGCATAAAGGAACCCGACTACAGGCTCATCAAGCCCCTAATATGGTGGTGA